Proteins from a single region of Mucilaginibacter daejeonensis:
- a CDS encoding glycoside hydrolase family 31 protein → MMKKRSVSALVFWLTVSTALAQGVVKSPSVAQVKVNDTEVAVQFYSPSIVRVFKTPVGKPYQKKSLVVIKTPESVKVSQINNGNDLVLRSAALKVVVDRTSGSLVFYDLAGKRLLKDSITTFTPKDDAGTSSYTVKGYFVLDKVEPIYGVGQVMDDKFNRRNSTYLMKNENTFTYSPYFMSAKGYGVYWDNYSISEFVDKPGDLSFQSLGHCADYYFMYGKNADGVIKEVRDLTGKAPMLPLWAYGFFQSKERYNTQEEGLKVIKKYRELQVPIDVLIQDWRYWPEFNGTDSAWNSQRFDPARFPEPKKWVDAIHKLNAKLMIVTWPGFGPKTDQRKELEAKKMILNFDTWPPKSGAKPYDVFNPEALNIYWKYLNSRIFSYIDNDGWWLDSTEPDHINVKESDFDVPTHLGSYRSVKNAFSLMHNGGIATHQKGFNQNKRVVLLTRSGFVGQQRYGSNTWSGDVASTWDMLQKQIPAALNYTLMGIPNWNSDIGGFFAGRWNKEGGNKNPKYQELYLRWMQFGTFCPMMRSHGTDVAREIFNFGSRGDWCFDGQEKMINLRYRLLPYTYSTSWDVSHNDGTFMRPLIMDFIADPKTHDLGGQYMFGRSIMVSPVTKPEVTNWPVYLPAGTQWWDMWTGEKHQGGQTIDRAVPKDIIPLYVKAGSIVPWGPKVQYTNEKNWEDLELRIYPGANGTFTLYEDEKDNYNYEKGIYSTIDIKWNDQQKKLTLSARKGKFPGMLTSRKFKVCVVRPGVNVGMEPNVATKVVSYKGDPLTVQL, encoded by the coding sequence ATGATGAAAAAGAGATCAGTGAGTGCACTTGTTTTTTGGCTTACTGTTTCAACGGCCTTAGCGCAGGGAGTGGTCAAAAGCCCGTCGGTAGCTCAGGTGAAAGTGAACGACACAGAGGTGGCGGTACAGTTCTATTCGCCCTCGATCGTTAGAGTATTCAAAACACCTGTAGGCAAGCCTTACCAGAAAAAAAGCCTGGTGGTGATCAAGACCCCCGAAAGTGTGAAGGTATCACAGATCAATAACGGCAACGACCTGGTGTTACGTTCAGCGGCCTTGAAAGTGGTAGTTGACCGCACCAGCGGAAGCTTAGTCTTTTATGACCTTGCAGGAAAACGATTATTAAAGGACAGCATCACCACCTTTACTCCAAAGGACGATGCCGGCACATCCTCCTACACTGTAAAAGGCTATTTCGTACTGGATAAAGTAGAGCCGATCTATGGTGTTGGGCAGGTAATGGACGATAAGTTCAACAGGCGTAATTCTACCTACCTCATGAAGAACGAGAATACCTTCACCTATTCGCCGTACTTTATGTCGGCCAAGGGGTATGGCGTGTATTGGGATAATTATTCGATATCTGAATTTGTCGATAAGCCCGGCGACCTATCGTTTCAAAGTCTGGGCCATTGCGCCGACTATTATTTCATGTACGGGAAGAACGCAGATGGCGTGATCAAAGAGGTGCGTGACCTTACCGGTAAAGCACCAATGCTGCCGTTATGGGCGTACGGGTTCTTCCAAAGCAAGGAGCGTTACAACACTCAAGAAGAGGGGCTTAAGGTGATCAAAAAGTATCGCGAACTGCAGGTGCCTATCGACGTACTGATACAGGACTGGCGCTATTGGCCAGAATTTAACGGCACGGATAGCGCCTGGAACTCTCAGCGTTTTGACCCGGCACGGTTTCCGGAACCTAAAAAATGGGTTGACGCGATCCATAAGCTAAACGCTAAACTCATGATCGTGACCTGGCCGGGTTTCGGGCCTAAGACAGATCAGCGTAAGGAGTTGGAGGCTAAAAAAATGATACTCAACTTTGATACCTGGCCTCCTAAGAGCGGCGCTAAGCCATATGATGTGTTCAACCCTGAGGCATTGAATATCTATTGGAAATATTTGAACAGCCGCATATTCAGTTACATTGATAACGATGGCTGGTGGCTCGATTCAACTGAGCCCGACCACATTAATGTAAAGGAGTCTGACTTTGATGTGCCAACGCATCTGGGTTCTTATCGTAGCGTCAAGAACGCTTTTTCGCTCATGCATAATGGTGGCATAGCCACGCACCAAAAGGGATTTAACCAAAACAAGCGTGTTGTATTGCTTACCCGCTCAGGTTTTGTAGGCCAGCAGCGTTACGGCTCAAACACCTGGAGCGGCGACGTGGCATCTACCTGGGATATGCTGCAAAAGCAGATACCTGCTGCGCTCAACTATACCTTGATGGGTATACCCAACTGGAACAGTGATATCGGTGGTTTCTTTGCTGGCCGTTGGAACAAGGAGGGCGGCAACAAGAACCCTAAATACCAGGAGCTTTACCTGCGCTGGATGCAATTTGGCACCTTTTGCCCCATGATGCGATCGCACGGTACTGATGTGGCTCGTGAGATATTCAACTTTGGCAGCCGTGGCGATTGGTGCTTTGATGGTCAGGAAAAAATGATCAACCTGCGTTACCGTTTGCTCCCATACACGTATAGCACATCGTGGGATGTGTCGCATAATGATGGCACGTTCATGCGTCCGCTGATCATGGACTTTATCGCTGATCCAAAGACCCACGACCTGGGTGGTCAGTATATGTTCGGTCGTTCGATCATGGTTTCGCCAGTGACCAAACCAGAGGTGACCAACTGGCCGGTTTACCTTCCTGCGGGTACACAATGGTGGGATATGTGGACCGGTGAAAAACACCAAGGCGGGCAAACGATCGACAGGGCAGTGCCAAAGGATATAATCCCGTTGTATGTAAAGGCCGGTTCCATCGTGCCCTGGGGACCAAAGGTGCAGTACACCAACGAGAAGAACTGGGAAGATCTGGAGCTGCGAATTTATCCCGGTGCTAACGGCACATTTACCTTGTATGAGGATGAGAAGGACAATTATAACTACGAAAAAGGTATCTATAGCACTATTGATATCAAATGGAACGATCAGCAAAAAAAGCTGACCCTATCGGCTCGCAAAGGCAAATTCCCGGGGATGCTGACCTCACGCAAATTTAAAGTGTGTGTAGTAAGGCCCGGTGTTAACGTAGGTATGGAGCCTAACGTGGCCACAAAAGTTGTGAGCTATAAAGGTGACCCATTGACCGTGCAGCTATAG
- a CDS encoding helix-turn-helix domain-containing protein, with amino-acid sequence MLAAPKYAFTPIDVNSGLSGNQVRNIAQLPDGRMAIITQGLINIYDGARFEYLHYNENNSVKLSGYKGFHHVYMGANGYMWLKNYHQLFIIDVKHERFAPSPQQVLRSMGVTFSISDIFMDIAHRLWLVSDNDDLYLLPEGKDRPQLFHKKITSLAGKDDQVYDVAVLDNKLFLFYRSGIMICFDLRTGKEVYRQQSLTDEQREKYAQTSFVIPAEHQLYQLRNGVGGGTMLSYDLAKRKWNTVMQAQKWLNYLSVEQNGGIWVSGAEGMWKIDRTLGDREFIPQLRLVDGQVITTEVSTIFHDDQGGMWLGTINRGLLYYHPDRFKFKNVGKTLFQIDPGATINVSGFAQVDGQHVLVGTLQGLYLYNSVTGAMERLQAGNGSVCLSLMPDKKGGVWIGTERDGLIYMDARRALHRYPSSPWQVHSITYHTDTTLVLSTNGDGFGIFNTANGKYSRIEASKGEGLHDIFQTAFIGQRLLAGICPGGFFIYDTQTKKLRFKADNKDYNAILVERDKHIWLGSQDGLQLWDSSMKRLRSFYTTDGLINNYIQSIIQVADGSLWVSTSGGLTQIRTVTDADGHKRYLFSGFNRLDGVIANEFWDRSVYLDASGNIYWGGTDGFNILPVGRAPAPKLKNKPLFVSFYLFNKEVERGVDYEGNVILKDALLRTQEITLEHDQDFFSLEFSALNYVNPQQTYYRYQLIGVDQQEQELRSTDGNGRFNYTDIQPGTYTFRVRASDNSNNWQDNYAEVKVIVKAPFWRTGLAYVLYVVIVIGAITAGIWYYLGKKRAKLVLEQKEKLDEMKTAFFKNVNAEIREPLAHIIEPLDTILKQTEEGRLKLRLKEIQNNARDLQDLVGQLSKGVLSPVEADENELNMDVLLLNMRKLLDTQQERKQHAEEKSSKEVDNETLLTAADEKLLQRALAFVQTNMDDPAYTVESLSKDMGMDRTGLYRKLVHIIGKTPTTFIRSVRLKRAAQLLEEGSSVAEVADKVGFNTSSYLTKCFQEEFGMTPSNYVASLKRSQNLSN; translated from the coding sequence GTGCTAGCCGCGCCCAAATATGCGTTCACGCCCATTGATGTTAACAGCGGTCTTTCGGGTAACCAGGTCAGGAACATTGCCCAATTACCCGACGGGAGGATGGCCATCATTACCCAAGGGCTTATCAATATATATGATGGGGCCAGATTCGAATATCTTCACTACAACGAGAATAATAGCGTAAAGCTTTCGGGGTATAAAGGTTTTCATCATGTATACATGGGAGCTAACGGTTATATGTGGCTCAAGAACTATCACCAGTTGTTCATCATTGATGTAAAGCACGAACGTTTTGCGCCATCTCCTCAACAGGTGCTTCGCTCGATGGGTGTCACTTTTTCTATCAGTGACATATTTATGGATATAGCACACCGGTTGTGGCTAGTGAGTGATAATGACGACCTTTATTTGCTGCCCGAGGGCAAGGACCGGCCACAACTTTTTCATAAAAAGATCACCTCATTGGCCGGGAAAGATGATCAGGTGTATGATGTTGCGGTGTTGGATAACAAGCTTTTCCTCTTTTACCGCTCAGGTATAATGATCTGCTTTGATCTTCGTACGGGCAAAGAGGTGTATCGACAGCAGTCGCTGACCGATGAACAACGCGAAAAGTATGCTCAAACCTCATTTGTGATACCGGCCGAGCATCAGCTTTATCAACTGCGCAACGGCGTGGGCGGTGGTACCATGCTGAGTTATGATCTTGCCAAGCGGAAATGGAATACTGTGATGCAGGCCCAAAAATGGTTGAATTACCTATCGGTCGAGCAGAATGGAGGTATTTGGGTGAGCGGTGCCGAGGGGATGTGGAAGATCGACAGAACGCTTGGTGACCGAGAGTTCATTCCGCAACTACGGCTGGTAGACGGGCAGGTGATCACTACCGAGGTGAGCACTATTTTTCATGATGATCAGGGTGGCATGTGGTTAGGTACAATTAACCGTGGGTTGCTTTACTATCACCCTGATCGCTTCAAATTTAAAAATGTAGGCAAAACGCTATTCCAAATAGACCCAGGCGCCACGATCAATGTGTCGGGATTTGCGCAGGTAGATGGTCAGCATGTGCTGGTCGGTACCTTACAAGGTCTATATCTATACAATAGTGTCACCGGGGCCATGGAAAGGTTGCAAGCGGGCAACGGATCGGTTTGTTTGTCGTTGATGCCTGACAAAAAAGGAGGTGTCTGGATAGGCACCGAGAGGGATGGACTTATATACATGGATGCACGTCGTGCGTTGCATCGCTATCCTTCGTCACCATGGCAGGTTCATTCCATAACTTATCACACAGATACTACCTTAGTGCTAAGCACCAATGGTGACGGCTTTGGTATCTTCAACACGGCCAACGGTAAATATAGCCGCATCGAAGCCAGCAAGGGCGAAGGCCTCCACGATATATTCCAAACGGCCTTTATTGGCCAACGGCTTTTAGCTGGCATTTGTCCGGGTGGCTTTTTCATTTATGATACGCAAACCAAAAAGCTCAGGTTCAAGGCCGATAACAAAGACTACAACGCCATACTGGTCGAACGTGATAAGCATATCTGGCTGGGTTCGCAGGATGGTTTGCAACTGTGGGATAGTTCAATGAAAAGGCTGAGGTCCTTTTATACCACAGACGGACTGATCAATAATTACATCCAGTCGATCATACAGGTGGCCGATGGTTCGCTTTGGGTGTCAACCTCGGGCGGCCTTACCCAGATCCGCACCGTGACGGATGCCGATGGCCATAAGCGTTACCTGTTCTCTGGCTTTAACCGGTTGGATGGTGTGATCGCCAATGAATTTTGGGATCGTTCAGTATACCTGGACGCTTCGGGAAACATCTATTGGGGTGGTACGGATGGATTCAACATCTTGCCGGTCGGGCGTGCCCCTGCACCGAAATTGAAGAATAAGCCGCTGTTCGTGAGCTTCTATCTCTTCAATAAAGAGGTGGAGCGTGGTGTGGATTATGAGGGTAACGTGATCTTGAAAGACGCGTTACTACGCACACAAGAGATCACTTTGGAGCACGACCAGGACTTCTTCAGCCTTGAGTTCTCTGCCTTGAATTACGTCAATCCGCAGCAAACCTATTATCGCTACCAGCTGATCGGTGTGGACCAACAAGAACAAGAGCTCAGATCTACAGATGGTAACGGCCGCTTTAATTACACCGACATTCAGCCAGGCACTTATACGTTCAGGGTGAGGGCGTCTGACAATAGCAACAACTGGCAGGACAATTACGCGGAGGTCAAGGTCATCGTTAAAGCGCCGTTCTGGAGAACGGGGTTGGCTTATGTGTTATATGTCGTGATCGTTATAGGCGCCATCACTGCCGGCATCTGGTACTATCTTGGTAAAAAGCGCGCTAAGCTGGTGCTGGAACAAAAAGAGAAGCTGGATGAAATGAAGACCGCGTTCTTTAAAAATGTGAACGCCGAGATCAGGGAGCCGTTGGCCCATATCATAGAGCCGCTGGATACCATTTTAAAGCAAACGGAGGAGGGTAGGCTGAAGCTACGCCTGAAGGAGATACAAAACAACGCTCGTGATCTGCAAGATCTGGTTGGACAGCTATCTAAAGGGGTGCTATCGCCTGTCGAGGCTGATGAGAACGAGCTGAACATGGATGTGCTCCTTCTCAACATGCGCAAATTGCTGGACACCCAGCAGGAACGTAAGCAGCATGCCGAGGAAAAAAGCAGTAAGGAAGTGGACAATGAGACTTTGCTTACCGCTGCAGATGAAAAGCTGCTGCAGCGTGCATTGGCCTTCGTACAAACCAATATGGATGATCCGGCCTACACAGTGGAGTCGTTAAGTAAAGACATGGGTATGGATCGTACAGGTCTGTATCGTAAGCTGGTGCACATTATTGGTAAAACGCCTACCACCTTTATCAGGTCGGTCAGGCTCAAACGGGCAGCGCAACTTTTAGAAGAAGGATCAAGCGTTGCGGAGGTGGCTGACAAGGTAGGCTTCAATACGTCGAGCTATTTGACCAAGTGTTTTCAGGAGGAGTTCGGTATGACGCCATCCAACTATGTTGCATCGTTAAAACGTTCGCAAAACCTCTCTAATTGA
- a CDS encoding RagB/SusD family nutrient uptake outer membrane protein encodes MKNKILVAALFMYTAVVLSGCVKTNLDANPTNTLLETNVFSDRALMLSVLANFYISVNYGQQNGDYGSYHLLDEASIMYGPATTTDNERQIPRDFYRVYDYGLVRRMNQFLKGINSSSAKTVLLESDRLDMEAQCRFLRAWYYFCMVRSLGGMPLVGDEIFDYQSESDIPKMQIPRATEAATYRYIINQCEAAATNLSANKTTNGAVANRWAALMLKARAAVYAASTAKYGSSITPSVRTAGGEAGIPADSAANFYRLAFETAERVINQSPYVLQKDASNPGLAFYRATSVKAGNTEVIWAFDRLAPNQVTQFTNFVMPYSQRDYSEGNGLGAVLNLVEAFENKDGSDPAIKTTNADGSYVFYNSVEDPFTVKDARLWGTVIWPNAPYRNVAVSLQAGQLNRSGSSYVIKAGAVGTKDASGELITSVNGPISNSDNYVNKTGFLVRKFLDETANAGLNPRFSEMWMPKFRISEAYLIAAEAGFELGDRITAAVQYINTVRSRGNVQPLTAGTLTFAKIVNEYRVEFAFEDHRFWDLKRWRLAHTLWNGTLNNPTAQIYSLYPYKVVSPGDANNGKWAFIKQISYKRATTPLYFPLTNYYGTIDNSWITNNPKLVINPLQ; translated from the coding sequence ATGAAGAACAAAATATTAGTTGCGGCCCTGTTCATGTATACAGCGGTCGTGTTATCAGGATGCGTAAAAACTAACCTGGATGCTAACCCTACCAATACCCTGCTCGAGACCAATGTTTTTAGCGATAGAGCATTGATGCTATCGGTATTGGCCAACTTTTATATATCTGTGAATTACGGTCAGCAAAATGGTGACTATGGTTCCTATCACCTGCTTGACGAGGCAAGCATCATGTATGGCCCTGCCACCACGACCGACAACGAACGGCAGATACCACGCGATTTCTACCGTGTGTATGACTACGGCCTGGTAAGGCGGATGAACCAGTTCTTGAAGGGTATCAATTCGAGCTCGGCAAAGACCGTCCTGTTGGAGTCGGATCGGTTGGATATGGAAGCGCAATGTCGTTTCTTGAGGGCCTGGTATTACTTCTGTATGGTGCGTTCGCTGGGCGGAATGCCTTTGGTGGGCGATGAAATATTCGATTACCAATCAGAGAGCGACATCCCTAAGATGCAGATACCACGTGCTACAGAGGCTGCTACTTACCGGTACATTATTAACCAGTGTGAGGCAGCTGCGACCAACTTGTCGGCCAACAAGACCACCAATGGGGCGGTGGCAAATCGCTGGGCAGCGCTGATGCTGAAAGCCCGTGCGGCGGTATATGCAGCTTCTACAGCTAAGTATGGCAGCTCTATCACACCATCGGTGCGTACAGCAGGCGGAGAGGCTGGCATACCTGCCGATAGTGCCGCTAACTTCTATAGATTAGCTTTCGAGACCGCCGAGCGCGTGATCAACCAAAGTCCTTATGTGCTGCAAAAAGATGCCTCGAACCCTGGCCTGGCATTTTATCGCGCTACCAGCGTTAAGGCAGGCAATACTGAGGTGATATGGGCCTTTGATCGGCTTGCACCCAACCAGGTGACCCAATTCACCAATTTTGTGATGCCATACTCACAACGTGATTATAGCGAAGGTAACGGCTTAGGAGCAGTGTTGAATCTGGTAGAAGCCTTCGAGAACAAAGATGGCTCCGACCCAGCCATCAAGACCACCAATGCCGATGGTAGCTACGTGTTCTATAACAGTGTCGAAGACCCGTTCACCGTGAAAGATGCTCGCCTGTGGGGAACCGTGATCTGGCCAAACGCACCTTACCGCAACGTAGCAGTTAGCTTACAGGCCGGTCAACTTAATCGTAGCGGAAGTTCGTATGTGATCAAAGCCGGAGCAGTGGGTACTAAAGATGCTTCTGGCGAATTGATCACCTCGGTCAATGGCCCGATCTCTAACTCTGACAACTATGTGAATAAGACAGGTTTCCTGGTACGCAAATTTTTGGATGAGACCGCTAATGCCGGCCTAAACCCAAGATTCAGTGAGATGTGGATGCCTAAGTTCCGTATATCGGAGGCTTATCTTATCGCAGCGGAGGCGGGCTTTGAGTTGGGCGACCGTATCACCGCTGCCGTGCAATACATCAATACGGTACGCAGCCGTGGTAACGTGCAGCCACTCACCGCGGGTACGCTCACCTTTGCCAAGATCGTGAACGAATACCGTGTAGAATTCGCTTTTGAAGATCACCGATTTTGGGATCTGAAACGCTGGAGGTTAGCCCATACGCTATGGAACGGCACCTTGAACAACCCGACCGCACAGATCTACTCGTTATATCCGTACAAGGTGGTGAGCCCAGGCGATGCCAATAATGGTAAGTGGGCGTTCATCAAACAAATATCATACAAGCGTGCCACCACACCATTGTATTTCCCTTTGACCAATTATTACGGAACGATCGATAACTCTTGGATCACAAACAATCCAAAACTGGTGATCAATCCGCTTCAGTAA
- a CDS encoding SusC/RagA family TonB-linked outer membrane protein: MQNFTFQKWLRAPALAILLCLLFYLRTNAQTNPIIGRVTDSKSNEPIVGATVRAKAGSVSTQTDESGRFSLRVTDTTTLVISFVGYQTRELKASRPAPMVITLDAKTGSLDEIVVVGYGLSQKRATLSGAISTVSGEELSHARTATAPGALVGKVPGINFRQTTGRPGSEPAIQIRNFGTPLIVIDGTIRDYSNFSQMDFNDVESISVLKDASASIYGMQGANGVIVITTKIGKRNTKPTVTYQNYFGIQTPSGYNKPADAVTYLRALIQDETYNDVPDNQRTITRAEYDKWVNKVDDEHTSFDWYKYIWRTAPQYYNSFGFSGGSENMDYYVSAGHLVQKGSLRDFEGFRRTNFQANINSNISKRLKVGVGVIARLEHTEQPGLPGDDYGFAEQTAFRNLPTRKPYYNDNKQFPLISSPADPQFSYGWIGYNTSGKYQLENRVVQLNGNVEFEILKGLKARGLASYWFRNSVSDLLEKAPVLYAFDQAKQSYNIAYQGSGRYVERNFQNSEELSTNLQLEYKRSFNKHNFDVVAGAEMRKAKYPRLYVLGSPTANGIAYLSTSSLTAITDDISFTQSRLGYIGRLDYDYDGKYIAQFSGRYDGTFFYAPGKRFGFFPSGSLAYRVSQEDFWKNSSFLSNNINDFKIRGSYGVLGKELGTALSYITGYNYNQGSAILNGAEVISSRVTGLATSNISWGRVYTMDFGVNITVLNNRLSGGFDWFDRHQTGELGTRNNIRIPNEAGFSLPAENLNGDHTRGIDFSLNWRDNVGKVNYWVGGNLTSSRWITGERYNPSWSNAYSQYRDLSNVEGRYRDGSFQLVAVGQFKTWDEIARHPIDQDHRGNTTIRPGDYIYADTNNDGFITDLDMKNVTYRVNSGTPWVNFAFNFGANWNGIDFRADLVGSTGSTYEQQSYMRYFDPVANVSQYLADNSSWYNDIWNKNSGISVGKYPLLTKGVNNWMNTHWPNSFWQTNVNYVKLRNIELGYSLPTSVLKKIKFSNFRIYVAGQNVLTVSNMPGGLDPEIVSNAGISYPNPRVYTAGVQVKF; the protein is encoded by the coding sequence ATGCAGAACTTTACATTCCAAAAGTGGCTAAGAGCACCGGCACTTGCCATTTTATTATGTTTGCTGTTTTACCTGCGAACCAATGCCCAAACCAACCCGATCATTGGCCGGGTGACCGACAGCAAGTCGAACGAACCGATCGTTGGGGCGACGGTGCGGGCTAAGGCCGGCTCAGTTTCTACACAGACCGACGAGTCAGGTCGGTTCTCACTCCGGGTCACAGATACCACTACTTTGGTGATCAGCTTTGTGGGGTATCAGACCAGGGAACTTAAAGCCAGCCGCCCCGCACCCATGGTGATCACATTAGATGCCAAGACGGGTAGCCTGGACGAGATCGTGGTGGTGGGATACGGCCTATCCCAAAAAAGAGCTACGCTATCAGGAGCGATATCTACGGTAAGCGGCGAGGAATTATCGCATGCCCGCACGGCCACTGCGCCGGGTGCCTTGGTGGGCAAGGTGCCGGGTATCAATTTCAGGCAAACCACCGGTAGGCCAGGCAGTGAGCCGGCCATCCAGATCCGGAACTTCGGTACACCACTCATCGTTATCGATGGTACCATTCGTGATTATTCCAACTTTTCGCAAATGGATTTCAACGATGTCGAAAGTATTTCGGTACTGAAGGATGCCTCTGCATCTATTTATGGTATGCAAGGCGCTAATGGGGTTATCGTGATCACCACCAAAATAGGTAAGCGCAATACTAAGCCTACGGTCACCTACCAAAATTATTTTGGTATACAAACGCCATCAGGATATAACAAGCCTGCCGATGCCGTGACCTACTTGCGTGCATTGATCCAGGATGAGACCTATAATGATGTTCCGGATAACCAACGTACCATCACCCGTGCCGAATACGATAAATGGGTGAACAAGGTTGATGATGAACATACCTCATTCGATTGGTACAAATACATATGGCGTACAGCTCCTCAATATTACAACAGCTTCGGCTTCTCAGGTGGTTCCGAGAACATGGATTACTACGTAAGCGCAGGGCACCTGGTACAAAAAGGCTCGCTACGTGACTTTGAAGGCTTCAGGCGTACCAACTTTCAGGCTAACATCAACTCCAACATCAGCAAACGCTTAAAAGTAGGTGTGGGGGTGATCGCCAGGCTTGAACATACCGAGCAGCCAGGCTTACCCGGCGACGACTATGGTTTTGCCGAGCAAACCGCTTTCCGCAACCTGCCTACCCGTAAGCCTTACTATAACGATAACAAGCAGTTCCCACTCATCTCAAGCCCGGCCGATCCGCAGTTCAGCTATGGGTGGATAGGCTACAATACCTCGGGGAAGTATCAATTGGAGAACAGGGTAGTGCAGCTGAATGGCAACGTGGAGTTCGAGATATTGAAAGGCCTTAAGGCGCGCGGGTTGGCGAGTTACTGGTTCCGCAATTCGGTATCTGACCTGTTAGAGAAAGCACCGGTATTATATGCTTTTGACCAAGCCAAGCAGTCATATAACATTGCCTATCAAGGCAGTGGCCGCTATGTGGAGAGGAACTTCCAGAACAGCGAAGAACTATCGACCAACTTACAGCTGGAATACAAGCGCAGCTTTAACAAGCACAATTTTGATGTGGTGGCTGGTGCCGAGATGCGAAAGGCCAAATATCCACGCCTTTATGTTCTGGGTAGCCCAACCGCCAACGGCATCGCCTACTTGTCTACCAGTTCATTAACAGCCATTACCGATGATATCAGCTTTACCCAAAGCAGATTAGGCTATATCGGCCGTCTTGATTACGACTACGATGGCAAATACATCGCCCAATTCTCGGGTCGCTATGATGGTACCTTCTTTTACGCTCCGGGCAAACGCTTCGGCTTCTTCCCGTCAGGGTCTTTGGCGTATCGTGTATCGCAGGAGGATTTCTGGAAGAACAGCAGCTTCCTATCCAATAACATTAACGACTTCAAGATCAGAGGTTCGTACGGGGTGTTAGGTAAAGAGTTGGGTACGGCACTGTCATACATCACCGGTTACAACTATAACCAGGGCTCGGCCATACTGAACGGTGCTGAGGTGATATCAAGCCGTGTTACAGGCCTTGCTACCAGTAACATCTCTTGGGGCAGAGTATATACCATGGACTTTGGTGTTAACATTACGGTGTTGAACAACAGGTTGAGTGGTGGTTTCGACTGGTTCGACCGTCATCAAACCGGTGAATTGGGTACCCGTAACAATATCCGTATCCCAAACGAGGCAGGCTTCTCGCTACCGGCCGAGAACTTGAATGGTGACCACACCCGGGGTATCGACTTTTCACTGAACTGGAGAGATAATGTAGGCAAGGTGAATTATTGGGTAGGGGGTAACCTGACCTCATCAAGATGGATCACCGGCGAACGCTATAATCCAAGCTGGTCAAACGCCTACTCACAATATCGCGACCTCAGCAATGTGGAAGGCCGCTATCGCGATGGAAGTTTCCAATTAGTGGCTGTAGGGCAATTCAAAACCTGGGATGAGATAGCCCGCCACCCGATCGACCAGGATCACAGGGGTAACACCACCATACGCCCGGGCGACTACATCTACGCCGATACCAACAATGACGGATTTATCACCGACCTGGACATGAAGAACGTTACTTACCGCGTGAACAGCGGTACACCGTGGGTCAACTTTGCGTTCAACTTTGGCGCCAACTGGAATGGGATAGACTTTAGGGCCGATCTGGTGGGATCAACAGGCTCTACCTATGAGCAGCAGAGCTACATGCGTTATTTCGACCCGGTTGCTAACGTGTCACAATATCTGGCTGATAATTCCTCGTGGTATAATGACATCTGGAACAAGAACAGTGGGATCAGTGTGGGCAAGTACCCGCTGCTCACCAAAGGTGTGAATAATTGGATGAACACGCATTGGCCTAACAGTTTTTGGCAAACCAACGTGAACTACGTTAAGCTGCGCAACATAGAGCTGGGCTATTCGCTTCCGACATCAGTACTCAAAAAGATAAAATTCTCAAACTTCAGGATATACGTTGCCGGACAGAACGTGCTTACGGTATCGAACATGCCGGGGGGCCTTGATCCAGAGATCGTGTCCAATGCAGGTATTTCATACCCTAACCCAAGAGTTTACACTGCCGGTGTACAGGTCAAATTTTAA